The following is a genomic window from Syntrophorhabdaceae bacterium.
GGCGGTGACGAAGATGATAACGACAGAGGATATAAAAAATGTCATAGAAAAAAGAGGCAACGCGAGGGAGCACCTCATGTTCATACTGCGTGACCTCGAGAACCTCTCCGGAAAAAATCAGCTTGACATAGATACGC
Proteins encoded in this region:
- a CDS encoding NAD(P)H-dependent oxidoreductase subunit E; translated protein: MITTEDIKNVIEKRGNAREHLMFILRDLENLSGKNQLDIDTLTEVAELTNIPRSAIGGFVGFYTMFKTNPRAPFIVRVCK